The following proteins are co-located in the Pirellulales bacterium genome:
- a CDS encoding ATP-binding protein, producing the protein MSVRPVSAAAWSLSPVSSAFVGRTLRVIDAAFPIELPASPGEPGASSCIVGPENELLAPALVRLLAPEPLPAAAEGFNPLVLTGPSGAGKTLVVQAAARHFARCYGVERAHYFTAADFCRDLHEAGADGRSGEWLARLRRTALLVVEGLDRLRPRHPAQWELRALVDAIVAVGGCVVATARQPLACLPQLEPGLRDRLAAGLTIGLNWPGESARRAILAGEAARRGLRLPAETLDQLARKHDGPATKALGALARLDATPMARLADNGESHALVAAGAPSLKQIVAVACRYFRITQTALASPSRRKSLVHARCVVAYLARRLTECSYAEIGRALGGRDHTTIIHAESRIQDLLVHDAATAEAIDHLGRILQSA; encoded by the coding sequence ATGAGCGTCCGCCCCGTCTCCGCTGCTGCGTGGTCGCTCTCCCCTGTTAGTTCAGCCTTCGTTGGACGGACCCTGCGCGTGATCGACGCCGCGTTTCCCATCGAACTCCCTGCCTCGCCCGGCGAACCCGGCGCGAGCAGTTGCATCGTCGGGCCGGAGAACGAACTGCTGGCGCCGGCGCTCGTGCGCCTCTTGGCGCCGGAGCCGCTTCCCGCGGCGGCCGAGGGGTTCAATCCGCTCGTGCTCACGGGGCCCTCAGGCGCGGGGAAGACGCTCGTCGTCCAGGCCGCCGCGCGGCACTTCGCCCGCTGCTACGGGGTCGAGCGGGCGCACTACTTCACCGCCGCCGACTTCTGCCGCGACCTGCACGAAGCGGGCGCCGACGGCCGCAGCGGCGAGTGGCTCGCCCGCTTGCGTCGCACGGCGCTGCTGGTGGTCGAGGGGCTTGATCGGCTGCGCCCCCGTCACCCCGCCCAGTGGGAATTGCGGGCTCTGGTCGATGCAATCGTCGCCGTCGGGGGGTGCGTCGTGGCGACCGCCCGGCAACCGCTCGCCTGTCTGCCGCAGTTGGAGCCGGGGTTGCGCGACCGGCTCGCCGCGGGACTGACGATTGGGCTCAATTGGCCGGGCGAGTCGGCCCGCCGCGCGATTCTGGCCGGCGAAGCGGCCCGTCGCGGCCTGCGACTCCCCGCCGAGACGCTCGACCAGCTCGCCCGCAAGCACGACGGCCCCGCGACGAAGGCGCTCGGGGCGCTCGCCCGGCTCGATGCGACCCCCATGGCCCGGCTCGCCGACAACGGCGAGTCGCACGCCCTCGTCGCCGCCGGCGCCCCGTCGCTCAAGCAGATCGTCGCCGTGGCGTGCCGGTATTTCCGCATCACGCAAACAGCGCTGGCGAGCCCCTCGCGACGCAAGTCGCTGGTCCACGCCCGTTGCGTCGTCGCGTACTTGGCCCGGCGACTGACCGAGTGCAGCTACGCCGAAATCGGCCGGGCCCTGGGAGGCCGCGACCACACGACGATCATCCATGCCGAGAGCCGAATCCAAGACCTGCTGGTTCACGACGCTGCGACGGCCGAAGCGATCGATCACCTGGGGCGAATCCTGCAATCCGCGTAA
- the scpB gene encoding SMC-Scp complex subunit ScpB, which yields MQGKFSPRRWGSPGAERFGWPAGWTRPACRKKRRRRSQGTSRAADEGSPEPGPELARVEAALFLSREPLTTRKLAELAGVADGTRARTLVGQLAERLRRRGAAMQPVEIAGGWQLLTQPRLADWLGRLLGGPEDARLSPAALETLAAVAYRQPATRAEIEAIRGVQCGELLRLLMERDLLRIVGRADELGRPFLYGTTRNFLQVFGLRRLEDLPPIDQTRTTAGRSDAGASLIATGAIECA from the coding sequence ATGCAAGGTAAGTTCTCGCCTCGCCGATGGGGCTCGCCCGGCGCCGAGCGATTCGGTTGGCCGGCCGGCTGGACGCGTCCCGCGTGTCGCAAAAAGCGAAGGCGGCGGTCGCAAGGCACATCGCGTGCCGCGGACGAGGGCTCCCCGGAACCGGGACCGGAACTGGCGCGAGTCGAGGCGGCGCTGTTCCTGAGTCGCGAGCCGCTCACGACAAGAAAACTGGCGGAACTTGCCGGCGTTGCCGATGGAACGAGGGCCCGCACGCTGGTGGGCCAGTTGGCCGAGCGGTTGCGGCGGCGGGGGGCGGCGATGCAGCCGGTGGAAATCGCCGGCGGCTGGCAATTGCTGACCCAGCCGCGGCTGGCCGATTGGCTGGGACGGCTGCTGGGGGGCCCGGAGGACGCCCGGCTGAGCCCGGCGGCCTTGGAAACGCTGGCAGCGGTCGCCTATCGACAACCCGCGACCCGGGCCGAGATCGAAGCGATTCGCGGGGTCCAGTGCGGGGAATTGTTGCGATTGTTGATGGAACGGGATTTATTGCGTATCGTCGGGCGAGCCGATGAGTTAGGGCGGCCGTTTCTGTACGGAACGACGCGGAATTTTTTGCAAGTTTTCGGCCTGCGCCGCTTGGAAGACCTGCCCCCGATCGATCAAACTCGAACGACCGCCGGCCGTTCGGACGCCGGCGCCAGCCTCATCGCGACGGGCGCGATCGAGTGCGCCTGA
- a CDS encoding cysteine desulfurase produces MQGPINLDHNATTPVLPAVAAAMHEAQLRFPGNPASQHALGRDARRAVEDARRRIGELVGARVAGMDADRVVFTSGGTEANNLALRGLLGGALRAADRGADANDLDLLVSAIEHPSIAAAADALAAEGRSVARIGVDATGVVRLEHLEQLLDRGPRLASVMLANNETGVVQPVAAAAALCRGRGVLFHTDAVQAVGKIAVDFAALGVDALGIAPHKFHGPRGIGALVVRHGVKLAPQLFGGFQQGGERPGTESPALVLGMLEALESWHAEAQARRERLAALGATLVESLQSSLDGMTIVGAAAERAPHTLCVAFAGVDRQALVLALDMAGVACSTGSACASGSSEPSPVLVAMGLPEGVISSAIRLSWGAATEPAEMVEAARRISLCVNRLRRR; encoded by the coding sequence ATGCAGGGACCGATCAATCTCGACCACAATGCGACCACCCCCGTGCTGCCGGCCGTGGCCGCGGCGATGCACGAGGCCCAGTTGCGGTTTCCCGGCAACCCGGCCAGCCAGCACGCCCTCGGCCGTGACGCCCGCCGGGCCGTGGAAGACGCCCGGCGGCGGATCGGCGAGCTCGTGGGCGCCCGCGTCGCGGGGATGGACGCCGACCGGGTCGTGTTCACCAGCGGGGGAACCGAGGCGAACAACCTCGCCCTGCGGGGGCTCTTGGGGGGCGCTCTCCGAGCCGCCGATCGAGGCGCCGACGCGAACGACCTGGACCTGCTCGTCTCGGCGATCGAGCACCCCAGCATCGCCGCCGCGGCCGACGCCCTGGCCGCCGAGGGGCGATCGGTCGCTCGGATCGGCGTCGACGCGACCGGCGTCGTTCGGCTGGAGCATCTCGAGCAGTTGCTCGACCGGGGCCCCCGGCTGGCGAGCGTCATGCTCGCCAACAACGAGACCGGGGTCGTCCAGCCCGTGGCCGCGGCGGCGGCGTTGTGCCGCGGCCGCGGGGTTCTGTTCCACACCGACGCGGTCCAGGCGGTCGGCAAGATCGCGGTCGATTTCGCCGCGCTGGGGGTCGACGCCCTGGGAATCGCCCCCCACAAGTTCCACGGCCCGCGCGGCATCGGGGCGCTGGTCGTCCGGCACGGCGTCAAGCTCGCCCCGCAGCTTTTCGGCGGCTTTCAGCAGGGGGGCGAACGTCCGGGAACCGAGTCGCCGGCGCTGGTGCTCGGCATGCTCGAGGCGTTGGAGTCGTGGCATGCCGAGGCGCAGGCCCGTCGCGAACGGCTGGCCGCCCTCGGCGCCACGCTGGTGGAATCGCTTCAGTCGTCGCTCGACGGAATGACGATCGTCGGCGCCGCGGCCGAGCGGGCGCCCCACACGCTCTGCGTCGCTTTCGCGGGGGTGGACCGGCAGGCGCTGGTGCTCGCGCTCGACATGGCGGGGGTCGCCTGCTCGACGGGCTCGGCATGCGCAAGCGGGTCCAGCGAACCGTCCCCGGTGTTGGTCGCGATGGGGCTTCCCGAGGGGGTGATTTCCAGCGCGATTCGGCTCAGTTGGGGGGCCGCGACCGAGCCCGCCGAAATGGTCGAGGCGGCTCGCCGCATCTCGTTGTGCGTCAATCGGTTACGGCGTCGCTAA